In the Nitrospirota bacterium genome, TATGTTTCCGGTAACGAGACCACGCAGAGTCAGGAAAAGTAAAGGGATAAGGAATATGGTCAGGGAGGTCTCTGTCTCTGTCAGTGATTTCATATATCCGGTGTTTGCTGTTGAGGGCAAAGACATAAACACGCCGATTGGCTCAATGCCCGGATGTTTTCAGAAATCTCGGGATGAGCTGGTAAAGACTGCCCGTGAGGTTTACTCTCTGGGAATACCTGCTATAATCATTTTTGGAATACCTGAGCATAAGGATGAACTTGGCTCGCATGCCTATATAGATGACGGAGTTGTACAGGAGGCTGTTAAGGCGGTAAAGGACGCAGTCCCTGAGCTTGTTTTAATAACTGATGTCTGCCTCTGTGAGTACACAAGCCATGGCCACTGCGGAGTGGTAAAAAACGGAGAGATTGTTAATGACGCAACATTAGAGCTGTTGGCTTTGGAGGCACTTTCCCATGCTAAGGCCGGAGCAGATATGGTAGCCCCCTCAGATATGATGGACGGACGGGTGGCAGCAATCAGAAACTCTCTGGATAAAAACGGTTTTTCAGAAATTCCGATAATGAGTTATGCCGCAAAATATGGTTCGGCTTTTTACGGACCTTTTAGAGAGGCAGCAGAGTCAACGCCCGCTTTTGGCGACAGAAAGACGCATCAGATGGACCCGGCAAACAGACGGGAGGCCCTCAGAGAGGTGATGCTTGACATCGAGGAAGGAGCAGATATAATTATGGTAAAACCTGCCCTTTCGTATTTGGATATTATCTCTGACGTTAAGAAAAACACCTTGGTACCGGTTGCAGCCTATAACGTCTCAGGTGAATATTCTATGGTACATGCCGCTGCCGAACGGGGCTGGATTGATTATGAAGGAGTAATGATGGAAATTCTTGTTTCCATAAAACGAGCAGGCGCCGATTTGATTCTTACTTATTTCGCTATTGATGCAGCAAAGGTTCTTTCATGACAGTTGCCGTTTGGGAAGGAAATTAAAAATTGTCAATTGGGATGCAACCTTAAGATTAAGCCTGTTATGAAGCAATTTGATAAATTCACTGCAAGGGCGCTTTACTGCAACCTGTGTAAGAAGGCAGTAGCCGTTACTGAAAAAATGATTTCAGCTCAGCCTGAGTGTACAGTCTATGATTATCAGTGTAACATCTGCGGCAGCTCACTGGGTTCAAAAACGGAAAAATCGCTTGATTCAGGAAAATAAGATACATCAAAGACAGGTTTTACATTACCTTTTTAATTTATACTTGCATAAATTGCCATAAAAACTGATAATATCTTCTCATACATATTATTATGAGAGATAAACAGGGAGAGAGATAGCATGGAAAGTAAAAACATACTTGTAATTGATGACGATAAAACCAATGTGCAGCAAATCAGCGAGATGCTCAGAATGGAGGGGTTCACAGTTTATACGGCATCGAGCAAGACAGAGGCTGTTGAGTTAGCGCTTAAGACGTTACCTGCACTTGTGTTTGTCAAGTCTATGCTTATGGACGCAAGCGGATATGAAATCATAAGGGACATAAGAAGCGAGGAGCCGGTTAAAGATACTCGGTTTATAGTGCTGACTGAAATTGATAAAACATATGATGACAGATACCGCTCCATTTATAAAATAGTGGATTCGGTAAAACTCCCTGTGGACAGGCACGAGTTGATTGCTAAGGCTTCAAAGTATGTGGATATTGACTCAGTCAGCGAGGACACAGGACGTGGTCCTGGATCTTATCAGTATGAGGATAAGACAAATGAAGGAATACAGTTAAATGAACCTGTCGGTTTTAAAGATGCTGACAGCGTTAAATATACCAAAGACGGCTATGAGTTAAAAACCAACATGGAAACTTTCCCAGAGGATAGTTTTTTAAAAGTGAAAGATGATTTTGAAAAGAATCTCATACAGGGCAAACAAATTAAAGATGAAGCAGAGTTTGAAGAAAATCGCCAGGAAAAGGTTAAGACAAAGGAGTATGAAGATACCATGTATATACACGATATGGAACCGGATG is a window encoding:
- the hemB gene encoding porphobilinogen synthase, whose amino-acid sequence is MGMFPVTRPRRVRKSKGIRNMVREVSVSVSDFIYPVFAVEGKDINTPIGSMPGCFQKSRDELVKTAREVYSLGIPAIIIFGIPEHKDELGSHAYIDDGVVQEAVKAVKDAVPELVLITDVCLCEYTSHGHCGVVKNGEIVNDATLELLALEALSHAKAGADMVAPSDMMDGRVAAIRNSLDKNGFSEIPIMSYAAKYGSAFYGPFREAAESTPAFGDRKTHQMDPANRREALREVMLDIEEGADIIMVKPALSYLDIISDVKKNTLVPVAAYNVSGEYSMVHAAAERGWIDYEGVMMEILVSIKRAGADLILTYFAIDAAKVLS